Proteins from a genomic interval of Macadamia integrifolia cultivar HAES 741 unplaced genomic scaffold, SCU_Mint_v3 scaffold69, whole genome shotgun sequence:
- the LOC122069680 gene encoding pentatricopeptide repeat-containing protein At1g20230-like gives MARQSLLMIDNFYHNILNQLNTNTATLSQVQKAHAHILKTGHSNNTCLNTKLLSIYADHLCFSDAILVLDSIPEPDVFSFSTLISACFKFDRFNYAFRLLRQMLSHGLLPDNFVLPSMLKACAVLLALRIGQQLHSLASVTGFASDNFVQSSLVHMYVKCGKVKDAHKVFDRMTHRNVVSWSAIIAGYARLGYINEAKELFNAMRCSGIEPNPVSWNGLIAGLHHSGLSSESVVVLQEMHLQGFKPDGTSISSVLSAVGDLKIQDIGVQIHGYVIKQGLGSDKCVVSALLDMYGKCGCTLEMMLAFNEVAQMNLGSCNALVAGLARNGLVEDALSVFRQFKDQRIELNVVSWTSVISCCTQNGKDIEALKLFREMQVAGVEPNSVTIPCLLPACANIAALMHGKAAHCFSLRWGISDDVYVGSALIDMYAKCGKIGDARHFFDMMPTTNLVCWNAIVGGYSMHGKAKEAINLFDLMRRSGQKPDFISFTCVLSACSQNGLIEEGWYLFNSMTREHGIEARMEHYACMINLLSRVGRLEEAYVMIKEMPSEPDACVWGALLSSCRVYGNVSLGEAAADNLFKLEPSNPGNYVLLSNIYAANGMWREVDRVREMMKRMGLRKNPGCSWIEVKNKVHTLLAGDTSHPQMNHIIERLGRVSTEMKKLGYLPNTEFVLQDVEEQDKEQILCGHSEKLAVVVGLLNTHPGSPLRVIKNLRICGDCHVVIKFISSFEGREIFVRDTNRFHHFKDGVCSCGDYW, from the coding sequence ATGGCAAGGCAAAGCCTCCTTATGATCGATAATTTCTACCACAATATTCTGAACCAACTCAATACAAACACAGCTACTCTATCACAAGTCCAAAAAGCTCATGCCCACATCCTCAAAACTGGGCATTCCAACAATACGTGTCTCAACACTAAGCTTCTCTCTATCTACGCCGATCACCTCTGCTTTTCCGACGCAATTCTCGTCCTCGATTCAATCCCTGAACCTGATGTATTTTCCTTCTCCACTCTCATATCTGCTTGTTTCAAATTTGATCGTTTCAATTACGCCTTTCGTCTCCTTCGCCAAATGCTTTCCCATGGCCTTCTGCCCGATAATTTCGTCCTCCCCAGTATGCTAAAGGCCTGCGCCGTCCTATTAGCTCTTCGGATAGGGCAGCAGCTTCACAGCCTTGCATCTGTTACTGGGTTTGCTTCGGACAACTTTGTACAATCTTCCTTAGTTCACATGTATGTAAAATGTGGCAAGGTGAAAGATGCTCATAAAGTGTTCGATAGAATGACACATAGAAATGTGGTTAGTTGGAGTGCTATCATTGCTGGTTATGCTCGACTAGGATACATTAACGAGGCAAAGGAACTATTCAATGCGATGAGGTGTTCAGGTATAGAACCCAATCCTGTatcatggaatggtttgatagcGGGTCTTCACCACAGTGGTTTATCTTCTGAATCGGTTGTGGTTCTGCAGGAGATGCATTTGCAAGGGTTTAAGCCTGATGGGACTAGCATTTCTAGTGTTCTTTCTGCAGTGGGGGACTTGAAAATACAGGATATTGGGGTTCAAATCCATGGCTACGTGATCAAGCAGGGTCTTGGGTCGGACAAGTGTGTGGTTAGTGCACTTCTTGATATGTACGGCAAGTGTGGGTGCACCTTAGAGATGATGCTGGCATTCAACGAGGTGGCTCAAATGAACTTGGGTTCATGCAATGCTCTGGTTGCTGGGCTCGCTCGGAATGGTCTTGTTGAAGATGCATTGAGTGTGTTTAGGCAATTCAAGGACCAAAGGATAGAACTGAATGTTGTATCTTGGACATCAGTAATTTCATGTTGCACACAAAATGGGAAGGATATCGAAGCGTTGAAGCTCTTCAGAGAGATGCAGGTTGCAGGAGTGGAGCCCAATTCTGTCACAATCCCATGCTTGCTTCCAGCCTGTGCGAATATTGCAGCCTTAATGCATGGGAAGGCAGCACACTGCTTCTCCCTCAGGTGGGGAATTTCTGATGATGTGTATGTGGGCAGCGCATTGATTGATATGTATGCAAAGTGTGGGAAAATTGGAGATGCTCGACATTTTTTCGATATGATGCCCACTACAAATTTGGTCTGTTGGAATGCAATTGTGGGTGGATATTCTATGCATGGAAAGGCTAAAGAAGCTATCAATTTATTCGATTTGATGCGGAGGAGTGGGCAGAAGCCTGATTTTATCAGCTTTACTTGTGTCCTATCTGCTTGCAGCCAGAATGGCCTTATAGAAGAAGGGTGGTACTTATTCAATAGCATGACTAGAGAGCATGGAATTGAAGCTAGAATGGAGCACTATGCTTGCATGATTAATCTACTTAGCCGTGTTGGAAGGCTTGAAGAGGCTTATGTCATGATTAAAGAGATGCCTTCTGAGCCAGATGCTTGTGTTTGGGGAGCATTGCTTAGTTCTTGCAGAGTATATGGAAATGTCAGCTTAGGGGAAGCTGCAGCTGACAATCTCTTCAAGTTGGAGCCAAGCAATCCTGGGAACTATGTTCTTCTCTCTAATATTTATGCTGCCAATGGCATGTGGAGAGAGGTAGATAGAGTGAGAGAGATGATGAAAAGGATGGGTTTGAGGAAGAACCCTGGTTGCAGTTGGATTGAGGTCAAGAACAAGGTGCACACACTTCTGGCAGGGGACACATCTCATCCCCAAATGAATCATATTATTGAGAGACTGGGAAGAGTGAGCACGGAGATGAAAAAATTAGGTTATCTTCCGAATACTGAATTCGTGCTTCAAGATGTGGAGGAACAAGACAAGGAGCAAATATTGTGTGGGCACAGCGAAAAGTTGGCTGTAGTGGTAGGGCTTCTGAACACTCATCCAGGCTCCCCACTTCGAGTAATCAAGAACCTTCGAATTTGTGGTGATTGCCATGTGGTGATAAAATTTATATCCAGCTTCGAGGGAAGAGAAATTTTTGTTCGGGACACCAACCgttttcatcatttcaaagatGGTGTGTGTTCTTGTGGGGACTACTGGTAG